Sequence from the Hamadaea flava genome:
CGTGCTTGATGAAGGTCTCGACCTCGTCAAGCGAGTGCATACGGGTCACGATCGCGTCGAGGCCCACGAACGAGGCCGCGTACGCGGTGTTGAAGGGCCAGTTGCCCGCCCCTTCGTACTGCGAGTCGTAGGTGCCCCGGGCGGCCGCGTCGACCTGTGGGTCGGCGTACGCCGGGTTCACCCAGGAGGTGTCAGGGGTGTAGCCGTAGTAGCTCACCACCATCTGGGTGGACGTCGGCGAGCACCAGGCTTCGCCGCCGCCGTCGTACTCGGGGTACTCGCCGCTGTGGATGTTCTGCGAGTACGTCGGCACCGCCAGTTCCTTGCCCCAGGCGATGTGCCCGGTGCTGAGCGGGACGGTGAATCGGTCCGGCACGTTGCTCGCCATCGCGCCCAGCTCCCAGACCCGCGGGCGCTGCACCTGACCCGGCTTCTTGTAGAGGGTCAGCCGCAGCTGGTAGTCGCTGAGCAGGACGCCCCGGGAGGCGTCGTCGATGGAGAAGGTGTCGGTCCAGATCGTCGAGTAGGGGTCGCCCTGGTCGTCGACGCTGGTCCGACGGATGTCACCGTCGCCGGAGGCCCAGATGCCCATGGTGTACCAGGGCGTCTGCTCTCCGTTCGTGTACGTGCCGTGCAGTTCGACCTTGATGAACGTGCCGGCCGGGGTGACGGCGTTCCACGAGGCGACCGCCTCGGTCGCGCCGAACCCGATGTCGTGCACCGGCGACGTCCAGGTCGAGTACTCGTAGGCGGCGGTGACGCCGGTGTGCGGGTCGGTGTAGTCGGTCGTGCCGGCCGCAACGCCCATGGTGACACCGGTTCGCAGCCCTGGGATCGCGAACGCGCCTTGCGACGTGCCCTGGGCCCAGTCCCGGTACGAGCTGATGCGGTGGTACTCGATCTGCTCGTCGTGCTGCACCGGCTTGGCCGCCACCGCCGGGGTGGCGGTGAGGCCGATGCTCAATACGCCCGCCGCGGCGAGCGTGAGGATGCGCCGTGCCATTGCTCTCCTCCCACGCAGATCCCACGGGGGATCGGGTCGATTCACTATCGACGTCGCAAAGGAATTTCGCTAGGGGTGAGACGGATGAAAATCCATAACCGATGTCAAGCACGCTTGACATCGGTTCGAGTGTCAAGCACGCTTTACACATGCGCGGTCTACTCTCGATGGTCCTGCTCCGCGAGCACCGACTGGTACGCACAGGAGCGGCTGATCGGCACGCTGAACTGCCGCTGACCTTCGAGGGGCACCGGTGGAACTGGAGCTGACCGGCAACGACGTCCGGGAACTGCGGATGCGGCGCGGGCTGTCGCAGGCCGACCTGGCGGCCGCGGTGGGAGTCTCCCGGCAGACCGTCAACTCGATCGAGACGGGCCGGTACACCCCGTCGTTGCCGCTGGCGATCGCGCTGGCCCGCTTCTTCGAGACCACTGTGGAGGAGATGTTCCATGTCAAGGAGCAGTAAGCGCACCGCGACGTACTGGACGATCCCGTCGATCTGCGTGGCGGCCGGGCTGGCGTACCTGGTGTCGGCATGGGTCGGCGGCCGGCCGGGGCTCGGCGTCGTGCTGCTGTCGGCGATGCTGGTCTTCG
This genomic interval carries:
- a CDS encoding peptidase C39 family protein, which encodes MARRILTLAAAGVLSIGLTATPAVAAKPVQHDEQIEYHRISSYRDWAQGTSQGAFAIPGLRTGVTMGVAAGTTDYTDPHTGVTAAYEYSTWTSPVHDIGFGATEAVASWNAVTPAGTFIKVELHGTYTNGEQTPWYTMGIWASGDGDIRRTSVDDQGDPYSTIWTDTFSIDDASRGVLLSDYQLRLTLYKKPGQVQRPRVWELGAMASNVPDRFTVPLSTGHIAWGKELAVPTYSQNIHSGEYPEYDGGGEAWCSPTSTQMVVSYYGYTPDTSWVNPAYADPQVDAAARGTYDSQYEGAGNWPFNTAYAASFVGLDAIVTRMHSLDEVETFIKHGIPVVVSLSFLASELDGSNYSTSGHLFVIVGFTATGDVVVNDPASSSDDVVRNVYKRDQLETVWQRTKRVRANGTVGSGSGGIAYLITPWWKPLPQVPGSSNW
- a CDS encoding helix-turn-helix transcriptional regulator yields the protein MELELTGNDVRELRMRRGLSQADLAAAVGVSRQTVNSIETGRYTPSLPLAIALARFFETTVEEMFHVKEQ